Proteins co-encoded in one Pseudomonas fluorescens genomic window:
- the kdgD gene encoding 5-dehydro-4-deoxyglucarate dehydratase produces the protein MNPQELKSILSAGLLSFPVTDFNAQGDFNRAGYIKRLEWLAPYGASALFAAGGTGEFFSLAASEYSEIIKTAVDTCASSVPILAGVGGSTRQAIEYAQEAERLGAKGLLLLPHYLTEASQDGVAAHVEAVCKSVNIGVVVYNRNVCRLTAPLLERLAERCPNLIGYKDGLGDIELMVSIRRRLGDRFSYLGGLPTAEVYAAAYKALGVPVYSSAVFNFIPKTAMDFYHAIAREDHVTVGKIIDDFFLPYLDIRNRKAGYAVSIVKAGAKIAGYDAGPVRAPLTDLTREEYEMLAALIDKQGAQ, from the coding sequence ATGAATCCACAAGAACTGAAGTCCATCCTCTCCGCCGGCCTGCTCTCGTTCCCGGTGACCGATTTCAATGCTCAGGGCGATTTCAATCGCGCTGGCTACATCAAACGCCTGGAATGGCTGGCCCCGTACGGTGCTTCAGCCCTGTTCGCCGCCGGTGGCACCGGTGAGTTCTTCTCCCTGGCTGCCAGCGAATACTCGGAAATCATCAAGACTGCCGTCGACACCTGCGCCAGCAGCGTGCCAATCCTCGCCGGTGTCGGTGGTTCGACCCGCCAGGCCATCGAATACGCACAGGAAGCCGAGCGTCTGGGCGCCAAAGGCCTGCTGTTGCTGCCACACTACCTGACCGAAGCCAGCCAGGACGGCGTAGCGGCCCACGTTGAAGCAGTGTGCAAATCGGTCAACATCGGTGTGGTGGTCTACAACCGCAACGTCTGCCGCCTGACCGCGCCGCTGCTGGAACGCCTGGCCGAGCGCTGCCCGAACCTGATCGGTTACAAGGACGGTCTGGGCGATATCGAACTGATGGTGTCGATCCGTCGTCGCCTCGGCGATCGCTTCAGCTACCTCGGTGGTCTGCCGACCGCCGAAGTCTACGCCGCGGCCTACAAGGCCCTGGGCGTGCCGGTCTACTCGTCGGCGGTGTTCAACTTCATCCCGAAAACCGCGATGGACTTCTACCACGCGATTGCCCGCGAAGATCACGTCACCGTCGGCAAGATCATCGACGACTTCTTCCTGCCGTACCTGGACATCCGCAACCGCAAGGCCGGTTACGCCGTGAGCATCGTCAAGGCCGGCGCCAAAATCGCCGGCTATGACGCAGGCCCGGTGCGGGCGCCGCTGACCGACCTGACCCGCGAAGAGTACGAGATGCTCGCCGCGCTGATCGACAAGCAAGGTGCGCAGTAA